DNA from Arthrobacter sp. SLBN-112:
CGCCATCAGGGTCGCGGCGGGCGATCAGCGTCTGGCGGCGTTCCGGATCCAGCGAGCTGAGCAGCGGGTCATTGGCCAGCGCCTCGGTGTCCTCGGGCATGTAAATGCGGGTGAACAGGCGGTTGGTGAGGCCGCGGGCGAAGAGCGCCACGGAGATGAACGGCGCCGCCCCCGGGTTGGTGGGGCCCGGGTTGACGGTGGTGAAGGTGAACACGCCGGAGTTGCCCACGGCGCCGCGGCCCCACCCAGTGAAGGTGTAACCGTCGCGGACCAGGGAGCCCGTGCGCTGGACAACCTTGCCCTGGGCGTCCGGCTGCCAGATTTCCAGGATGGCGTCCGGGATGGTGTGGCCGGCGCCGTCGTAGACGGTGCCCTGCAGGCGGATGGAGCCCGGGAAGCCGGGAGGCAGCAGCTCGTTGTCCTTTTCGAACGGAAGCGCGTAGCCGTAGAAGGGGCCCACGGTCTGGCCGGGGGTGGGTACCAGTTCGGTGCTCATCGTCTACTCCTCGTCACCTTCTGCGCCCAGCGCCTCGTTTTCGGTCCAGGTCCGCTTGGGACCGGTCAGGACGATGTCCCAGTTGTACCCCAGCGCCCACTCGGGCTCGGTGAGGCTGTGGTCGTACGTGGCCACCAGCCGGTCGCGGGCGTCCTGGTCCACGATGGTCTGGTAGATGGGGTCCAGCGGGAAAAGCTGGTCGCCCGGGAAGTACATCTGGGTGATGATCCGCTGGGTGAACTCGGTGCCGAAGAGCGAGAAGTGGATGTGAGCGGGGCGCCACGCGTTCAGGTGGTTCTTCCACGGGTAGGCGCCGGGCTTGATGGTGGTGAACCGGTAGGAGCCGTCCGGTTCGGTGATGCAACGGCCGATGCCCGTGAAGTTGGGGTCGATGGGGGCCGGGTGCTGGTCGCGCTTATGGATGTAGCGGCCGGACGCGTTCGCCTGCCAGATCTCCACGAGCTGGCCCGCCACCGGGCGGCCGTCGCCGTCCAGGACCTTGCCGGACACGATGATCCGCTCACCCAGCGGCTCGCCGTTGTGCTGGATGGTGAGATCCGATTCCAGGGCGTGCACGTCCTGGTGCCCGAACGCCGGCGAGTACAGCTCGATGGTTTCGGGGTCTGCGTGCTGCAGGCTCTTGGTGGGGTGGCGCAGGATGCTGCTGCGGTACGGCGCGTAGTCCAGGCGCGGCTGGGTCTCGGGCTGGCCACCGTCCTTGAGCGCCCGCTGGTAGGCCTCGCCGATGGCGTTGATCTCGGCGCTGAGGTCCGCCTGTGACTCGATGGCCTTGTCCAGGGGCTGGTGGGCAGCCTTCGGTTCAGCCGGGGGCACGAGTTCCTCCGACTCCAGCTCCGCGGTGATGTCTTCCGGCATTGCTGGCTCCTTTCTGGTGGGTTGTTCTCTTAAAGGTCTGGCTTGGATGGAAGATTTTGCTTGATGGTTCAGGTGCGGTGCAGGGAGTCGTACTGGACTGCGTGGCGGACCGGGGCATTGGGGGCCCCGTAGCCGTCGTAGTTGCCGCGGCGTTCCACCATTTCGAAGAACACGCTGCCCACGGTGGCGGTGTAGAAGTGCAGGAACTCGCCGTCGGCGTCCCGGTCGAACAGGAGGTTGAGCTCCTGCAGGGTGGCCAGGAAACCGGGCTCGAGGTCGAACCGGGCGTCCAGGTCCTCGTAGTAGTTGGCCGGGATCTGCAGGAATTCCAGGCCCCGGTCCCGTGCTGCCCGCGCCGTGGCCACGAGGTCGTCCACCGCGAAGGCGATGTGTTCCTGGTAAGTCTTCCGGGCATCGTTCTGCGCCTGCTGCACCGGTGCCAGGTTCAGCACCAGACGTACGTCGCCGTTAGAGGTCTGCATGACCTGCGAGCGCACCAGCCCGCTGGGGCTGGGCACCTCCGCGAACGGCTGCGGCTCCAGGGCCAGCGCGCTGGTGTAGAAGAGGACTGCTTCATCGAAGTGCTGCCATGGCTGGGCAAGGTTGACGTGGTCGATCACGGCGCTGGCTCCGGCGGAAGGGTGTTCCAGCCCTTCCCCGAACTCATGGGTCCATGCCGCGGTGCCGTCAGGGCTGCCCTGGCAGAGGAAGATCTCGGTGGAGTCCGGGGCGGAGATGCCCTGGAACACTTCCTCGTCCGCCTGCACCTTGCGGGCCACCACGGGGGCCTTGAGCTGCTGGGCCCGGGCGGAGGCAATCACGGGGGAATCGACGTCGAACCCCAGCGCGGCGATGGCTGGTTCGGCGTGCTGCGCGGCCTGTTCGTTGATGATCACGCGGGCCTGGCCCATGGTCCAGAGCTGGACGTCCTTGGTGCGGTGCCGGCCTTCGAACGCGAAGCCGAGCTGGCCAAGGAGCCGCTCCAGCTGCGCGGTGTCGTCCGCCTTCACCTCGGCGAAGTTGAAGCCGGCAGGCTCGTTCACCTTGGGCAGCGTGGCAAGTTCCATGGGATAACGACGGCGGAGGCCGGCTCCGTCGTTCGGCGCCCCTTCGGCGTCCGCGAGCCATTTGGCGCTCTGCTCTTCAAGCCAGATGAGCGAACGCATGGCGTCCACGGCCGTGCGCTCCACGTCGGACTGGCGGAAGACGTCGTTAAAGACCTCCAGCGAAACAGGTCCGGTGTAGCCCGCACGGACCACGTGGCCCATGAACTTGGCCAGTTCAAACTGCCCTTCGCCCGGGAAGACCCGGTAGTGCCGGCTCCAGGACAGCACGTCCATGGAGAGCTTGGGGGCGTCCGCTACCTGGACGAAGAAGATTTTGTCCGGGTTGAACGCCTCGACGTGGGCGGTTTCCCAGTCACGGGACAGGATGTGGAAGGAATCCAGGCAGGTCCCGAGGTTGGGGTGGTCCACCATCTCCACCAGCCGGTAGGCGTGCTCGTAGTCGTTGACGTACTTTCCCCAGGCCAGCGCTTCATAGGCAACCTTGACGCCGTGGTCTCCGGCCAGGTTGGCCAGCTGTGCCAGCTGTTCGGCGCGGAGGCCGTCGTCGTCGATGGTGGCTGTGGCGACGTTGGAGCACACCAGGATGGTGTCCATGCCCAGCCGGGCCATGAGCTTGAACTTGGCCTCAGCCCTGCGGAGGTTGGCCTTGAGCAGGTCCGGCGTCACGCCGTCGAAATCCCGGAACGGCTGGTAAAGGTCAAGGCCAAGTCCCAGGTCCGCGGCCATCTTCCGCACGTCCTCGGGACTGAGCGGCGAGGTGACGAGGTCCTGTTCGAAGATTTCGATGCCATCGAACCCGGCGATGGCGCATGCCTGCATTTTCTCCTTGAGGGTGCCGGACAGGCAGACGGTGGCGATTCCGGTGCGCATCAGGCGTTCACCTCCTCGGCGGCCACAAGCTCCAGGAAGTGGCTGCGCATGCGGTCCGGATCAGCATCCAGGCCGGTGAAGATCCGGAACGCGTCCGCGGCCTGGCCCACCGCCATCCGCCCGCCGTCCAGGACGTCGCAGCCCTTGGCCCGCGCGCCGCGGACCAGTTCGGTGTCGATGGGGCGGTAGACGATGTCCGCCACCCAGTGCCGGGGCTCCAGCAGGTCCAGGTCCAGCGGGACACCGGGGTGGGCGGCCATGCCCACGGGGGTGCAGTGCACCAGGCCGTCGGCCACGCGCATCAGCTGCGGCAGCTCCGCCGTCGTGCCTGCCGTCACGGTGCCGTCCGGGAAAAAGCCCGCCAGCTCGGCAGCCCGGGCCTCGGCCCGCATCGGGTCCACATCCACCAGGTGCAGCGTGCGGACGCCGGCCGTCAGCAGGGCGTAGGCGACGGCGGATCCGGCACCGCCGGCGCCCAGCTGCACCACACGGTCCAGCCGGGCTCCGGGGAGGCCGGACGCCAAAGCGGCGGCGAAGCCGGAGAAATCAGTGTTGTGGCCGATAAAACGGCCGTCGCGGATCACCACGGTGTTCACGGCCCCCAGCCGGCGGGCATCCGGGCTCACCTCGTCCAGGTGCTGCAGGACCAGCTGCTTGCAGGGGTGGGTGATGTTCAGGCCGTTGAAGCCAAGGGTCCGGGCGCTGTGCAGGATGGCACCCACCGACTCTCCGGTCAGGCCCAGCTCCAGCAGGTCAATGGGGCGGTACAGGTAACGCAGGCCCTGCACGTCCCCTTCCCGTTCGTGCATGGGCGGCGTGAGCGATGGCGTGACGCCATCACCAACCAGTCCCACCAGGTAGGACTCAATTCGATTGCTCATGCGTGCAGCTCCTTTGGTACGGCACCGGGCAGGCGCGGAAGTTGGGCGCGCTGCGGGTGACAGGGATTACGGTACATCAATTGTTCACTCCTCGCACTCTTGTTCTACATACGAACAACGAGGCGCAAAAACGGGCGATTCTTTGGCTGCTAGCGCTGCGGCAGCCTTGCGGCGAGCTCCGCGGCAGCTTCCTGCAGTAGCGGAACGTGGGCCTTCAACTCCTCGAGGCCCAGGCGGAACACCGGCACGGCAGTTGCGAGGGATGCGAAGGCATGGCCCTGGCTGTTGAGGAGCGGGACGGCCACGGCGCGCATGCCCGCCTCGTTTTCCTCATCCATGACGGCGTAGCCCTGCCGGCGCACCTGCTCGATTTCGGCGCGGAATGCATCCCGGTCCGTGATGGACTTTTCGGTGAGCGCTTCGAGCGGCAACTCTGCCAGGAGCCTTTCCCGCTCCGCGTCCTCGGCGAAGGCCACCAGGGCTTTCCCGACGGCGGTGGTGGACAGGGAGCCCAGATGGCCGGGGTCGCTGGTCACCCGGAACATCTGGGGACCGTCCACCTTGCTGACCGTCAGGTGATGGTGGCCGTCGCGGACGCTGAGGATGGTTGCCTCGCCGGTCTCGGCGGTGACCCGGCGCAGGACCGGCGTGGCAGTACCAGCGAAACCATGATGGTTGGACACACGCTGGCCCAGCTGGAAGATGCGCAGGCCCAGATGGTAGCGGCGGCCGTCCGGCTCATAGTCCACAAAGCCGTCACGGGTCAGGGATCCAAGCAGGCGATAGGTGGTGCTGAACGGCAGTTCCGCCCGGCGGGAAATCTCCGCGGCGCTGGCACCGCGGGGCTCGTCCCCCAGCAGGACCAGCAGCCCCAGGGCTTTGCCCACCATGTCCGTACGGTCCGCAGGACGGCCGCCGACCTTGGCTTCCGGGGGCATGGCGTTCACGGGCTCTGCGACGGCGGGGACGGCAGCAGCGGATTCTTCATTGACCGCTGTGGTTTGGTTCACACTCATAACCCGATGTTCCCACAATGTGAGAGCTATTTCTAGATGGTGAGTATTTTCTTGACAGGTGACTGCCCTCACAGTCATAGTTTCTATATCGCACAAGTAGCTCCCACCATGTGGCTACAAATGCTTGGGTCTTTTCCGGACTCCAGCCGCATCGCGCCCCGCCCGCACCAAGGCAGCGGCGGCTGCGACCCCCAGATCCACATCCGCGACAATGTCGTCACACCAAAGGAACACCATGAGCCAGACACTTCCGTCCGCCGGGGCGGGTGCCCTCACCTCCGCCGGGACGCCCAAGAAGGCCGCCCTCGCCAGCTTCCTGGGCAGCGCCGTCGAATACTATGACTTCTTCATCTTCGGATCCGCTGCGGCGCTGATCTTCCCCAAGGTCTTTTTCCCCGATGCAGACACCAACGCTGCCATCATGTCCTTCGCCACCTTCGGGTTCGCCTATGTAGCGCGTCCCGTGGGCGCCATCATCCTGGGCCACTTCGGTGACCGGGTGGGCCGCCGGAAGGTCCTGATGTTCACCCTGCTGCTCATGGGCGCATCGACGTTCGTGATCGGCTGCCTCCCCGACTTCCGGACTGTCGGCTGGTGGGCTCCGGCCCTCCTGGTGATCGCCCGCCTCTGCCAGGGCCTCAGCGCCGCCGGTGAGCAAGCCGGCGCCTCCTCAATGACCCTCGAGCACGCCCCGGACAACCAGCGGTCCTTCTTTACCTCCTGGACCCTCACCGGTACGCAGGGCGGCCAGATCCTCGCCGCCCTGGTCTTCATCCCCGTCCTGGCACTGCCGGATGAGGTCAAGTACGGCATCGGCTGGCGCATCCCGTTCTGGCTCAGCGCCGTGGTGGTCATCGTTGCCTTCTTCATCCGCCGCACGCTGCACGAACCGCCGGCATTCGAGGAAGCCCAGAAGAACGCCCAGATCTCCAAGCTTCCCGTCGCCGACCTCCTCAAGGGCCACTGGCGCGACGTCCTGCGTGTTGTCGCCTGCGCCTTCATCGCCGCTGTCTCCACCGTGTTCGGCACGCTGGCCATCAGCTACGCCAAGACCGTCGCCGGAGTGGACGGCACCACCACCCTCTGGCTCGTCGTGGGCGCCAACCTGGTGGCCCTGGGCACCCAGCCGCTCTTCGGGAAGCTCGCGGACAGGATCGGCCGCAAGCCCGTCTTCATCTACGGCGCCGTGGCCAGCGCAATCCTGACCCCGCTGTTCCTGCTCAGCCTGGAATCCGGCAGCATTCCGCTGATGTTCGTTGCCGCCATCGGTTTCTTCTCCTTCGGCTACGCCGCCTCCAACGCCGTCTGGCCGTCCTTCTACGCCGAGATGTTCAGCACCAAGGTCCGCTTTTCCGGCCTGGCCATCGGCACCCAGCTGGGCTTCCTGATGGCAGGCTTCGCACCGGCCATCGTGGCTGCCATGGGCGGCATCAAGCCCGGCGGATGGGTGCAGATCAGCATCTTCACCGCCATCATCTGCACCATTGCCGCAGTATCCGCCCTGACCGCCAAGGAGTCCTTCCGGACCCCCACCAAGCTGCTGGGCCTGAAGTAGCGGCGACACACGCGGGCGTTCCTGCCCAGTTACTGATTAGTCAAAGCCCGCCACCTCCGGAAACGTCCGGAGGTGGCGGGCTTTTGCGTGCGATCCGCAGTGGAACGGCGGCAGTAACCGGGCAGGAATGCACGACGGCGGGGGTCTCGGCTACCCCCTGCCGGTCTCCAGCACCGAGGCCAGGTCAAAGTTGACCGGTTCCTCCAGTTGTTCGTACGTGCAGGATTCCGGGTCCCGGTCCGGCCGCCACCGGTTGAACTGGGCAGTGTGGCGGAACCTGTCGCCCTCCATGTGGTCATAGCGGACTTCCACCACCAGTTCGGGCCGCAGCGGAACGAAGGACAGGTCCTTCCCGGCGCTCCACCTGCTGCCTTCGGCGTTCCGCGGGGTCCGTTCCCCCTCTTCCTGCTTGGCCCACGCCCAGGGGTGGTTGTCGAAATCCGTGACCAGCGGCTGGAGCTGGTCAAACAATTCCTTCCGGCGCTTCATGGGGAAGGCGCCGATCACGCCCACGCTGGCCAGGCCGCCGTCGTCCTTATAGAGGCCCAGCAGCAGGGAACCGATGGCGTCCGGGCCGCTCTTGTGGAGCCGGTAGCCCGCCACCACGCAGTCCGCGGTGCGCTCGTGCTTGACCTTGAACATCACCCGCTTGTCCGGTTCGTACCGGCCGTCCAGCCGCTTGGCCACGATGCCGTCCAGCCCGGCCCCCTCAAACTGCTCGAACCATTGGGCGGCGGTATCCTTGTCCGTGGTGGCGGCGGTCAGGTGGACCGGAGCGCTGCTGGCCGCGAGCGCCTTCTCCAGCGCCGCCCGCCGCTCGGAAAAGGGCCTGCCGGTGTAGTCGTCGCCGTCCAGTGCAAGGAGGTCGAACGCCACGAAACTTGCCGGCGTTTGCTGGGCCAGCAGCTTTACCCGGCTGGCGGCGGGGTGGATGCGCTGCTGCAGGGCGTCGAAATCCAGCCGGTCGCCGGAGGCGCCCACCAGGATAATCTCGCCATCCACCACGCAGCGCTGCGGAAGGTTTTCCTTCAGCGCGGCCACGAGCTCCGGAAAGTAGCGGGTCATGGGCTTTTCATTGCGGCTGCCGATCTCCAGGTCATCACCGTCACGGAAGATGATGGACCGGAAGCCGTCCCATTTGGGCTCGTAGCTAAGGTCACCACTTCCTGGAATGCCGTCAATACCGCTGACGGCCTTGGCGAGCATGGGCGGGACGGGCGGCATCACGGGAAGTTCCATAGTGCCCATTCTTGCCCGGCCCGCACCCTGGACGGTAGGGCGCCACGGTGCCCAGAAGGTTTTCAGCCGGCCAGCAGCCAGACCACCAGGACCAGCACGGGCGCTGCGGCGGCGGTGGAGAGCAGGATGGTTTCCCGTGCCACCGCCACGCCCTTCCCGTATTTGCTGGCAAACAGGAACACATTCTGGGCGGAGGGAAGCGCCGCCATGAGCACCACGCCCAGCAGCATGCGGTGGTCCAGGTCAAAGAGGAAGCGGCCGACGACGAACGCCACCGCCGGCATCACCGCGGACTTGAGTGCCGTGGCAGTGAGGATTTCGGCCGTGTGGCCGCCGCTTCGCAGCATTTTGGTTCCGTGCAGCGACATCCCGAATGCCAGCAGCACCACGGGGACGGCCGCGCCGCCCAGGAGTGTCAGCGGTGCCATCACCGGGGCCGGGGGCTGCACATGGAACGCGGCCAGGACCACGCCCAGGAGCGAGGCGATGATCATGGGGTTCCGGAAGGGCTGGGTCAGCATGAGCCGGGGCGAGAACCGGCCGGCTTCGGAGAGGTCCAGCAGGGTCAGGACCAGGGGGGCGAACAGAAGCAGCTGGACCAACAGGACCGGAGCCACGGGGGTGGCGTCCCCCAGGGCGTACAACGTAATGGGGATGCCGATGTTGTTGGCGTTGACGTAGGAGCCGGCCATCGCACCGATGGCCGTCTCGGCCAGCGGCCTTCGGAACCAGATCCGGCTGGCGGCCACATAAAGAAGCGCGGTGACGGCCGCCGTAATCAGGGCGAGCGGAACATAGGCGGAGAAGACCACGGAGAGGTCCGATTTCAGCACCACCGTGAAGAGCAGCACGGGGTTGGTAATAAAGAAGGCGGTACGGGTCAGGGCCGAGATGGTGGGTTCATCGCCCAACCCGCACCGCGCAGCGATATAGCCCACGGCGATCACCACGCCGATCACCGCCAGTCCAATGAGCACACCGCCCACGTGGGGTACTTCCTTCCCGTTCCGCCGCACCCTGCGCCCCGGCAGGGCACAGTATTACAAGTCCTAAACTTATCGGACAAGCAGCCCGCGCTTTCGCCACCTGTCCACCAAATGGCCGGGTACCCCTCGACAGGCCGCCCTGCGGGACGGTACAGCTTAACGATGGTTACCGTCGGCTTCCACGCATCCCACGAACAGATCAGTCCCGGCCAGTTGCTCAAGGACGTCCAGCACGCCGAACGCGCCGGCTTTGACGCGGCCATGTGCTCCGACCACATCGAGCCGTGGTCCGCCCGGCAGGGGCACTCCGGCTTCGCCTGGTCCTGGCTGGGCGCGGCGCTGGCCACCACCAGCCTGCGGTTCGGCGTTGTCACCGCTCCCGGCCAGCGCTACCACCCCGCCATCATCGCCCACGCCTCCGCAACCCTGGCCTGCATGTTCCCGGGCAGGTTCTGGTTCGCCCCCGGCAGCGGCGAAAACATGAACGAGCACATCACCGGCGACGCCTGGCCGGCCAAAGACATCCGCCAACGCCGGCTCGAAGAGTGCGTGGATGTGATCCGCCGCCTGCACCGCGGGGAGGAGGTCAGCCACCGCGGACTCGTCACCGTGGAGCAGGCGCGGATCTGGGACGTCCCCGACTCCCCGCCCCCGCTCATCGCCCCTGCCATCAGCGTGGACACGGCCCGGCGCGCGGCAGCCTGGGCGGACGGCCTGGTCACCGTCAACCAGCCGGCGCCGAAGCTCCGGGACATGCTCGCCGCTTACCGCGACAACGGGGGCAAGGGCAAGGCGGTGCTGCAGGTGCACCTGTCCTGGGCCGGCAGCGAGCAGGAGGCGGCGGCCGTCGCCCTGGACCAGTGGCGGACCAACACGTTCGCACCGCCCATCCCCTGGGACCTGCCCTCCGCGGGGCATTTCGACGGCGTGGGCGAGCACGTGGGCGAGAAACAGGTCCGCGGCGCGGTCAATGTTTCCGCCAGCCTCAATGCGCACGCGGACTGGCTGTCCGAATACGTGCACCTGGGCTTCGATGAGCTGTACCTGCACTTCGTGGGGCAGCGGCAGGATGCATTCATCGACGCCTTCGCCGCTGAGGTACTCCCGCAGGTCCGCACCCCTGACCCCACCAGCGCGGAACCGCAGCTTGCGGCGGCAACCGCCAGCCCGGCGTCGGACACCCCGGCATGAGGATCGCCGAGACCTCGGACCTGTGGTGGAAGAACGCGGTGATCTACTGCCTGGACGTGGAGACGTTCTTTGACGACGACGGCGACGGCACCGGCGATTTCGCCGGCCTCACCCAGCGGGTGGACTACCTCGCTGCGCTGGGCGTGACCTGCATCTGGCTGATGCCGTTCTACCCGTCCCCGGACCGAGACGACGGCTATGACGTCACGGACTTCTTCGGCGTGGACCGCCGCCTTGGCACGTTGGGCGACCTGGTGGAATTCATCCGCGCCGCGAAGGACCGGGGCATGCGGGTGATCGCCGACTTCGTGGTGAACCATACCTCGGACCAGCACCCCTGGTTCGTGGAAGCCCGGAAATCCACGGACAACCCGTTCCGCGACTTTTATGTGTGGCGAAAGGACACTCCCCCGGACACGTCCTCGGAGGTGGTGTTCCCTGGGGAGGAGAACTCGCTGTGGACCCTTGATGAGGCCACCGGCGAATGGTACCTGCACATGTTCGCCAAGTACCAGCCTGACCTCAACGTCACCAATGCCGGCGTGCGGGACCAGATCGCCAAGGCCATGGGACTGTGGCTGGAACTGGGGCTTGATGGTTTCAGGCTGGACGCCGTGCCGTTCTTCCTGGAAACCCGCGGCGCACCCAAGGACGAGGCAGCGAACATCAACCCGCACGGGTACCTCTGTGCGCTGCGGAGCTTCATTAACCGGCGCAACGGCAGCGCCGTGCTGCTGGGGGAGGTGAACCTGCCCTACAAGGAGCAGCTGGAATACTACGGCGGCCCCGAGGGCAACGAACTGAACATGCAGTTCGACTTCCTGGCCATGCAACACATCTACCTGTCGCTTGCCCGGCAGGATGCGCGCCCGCTTGCCGAGACGCTCAAGAGCAGGCCGCCGATCAACCCGGACAACCAATGGGCCATGTTCGTGCGCAACCATGACGAATTGACCCTGGACAAGCTCAGCGACGGCGAGCGCCAGGAAGTCTTCGCCGCGTTCGGGCCGGAGAAGAACATGCAGATCTACGGCCGTGGCCTCCGGCGGCGGCTGCCTCCGATGCTCGGCGGAGACCAGGAGCGGATCCGCATGGTGTATTCCCTGATGTTCTCGCTGCCCGGCACCCCGGTGCTGTTCTATGGCGAGGAGATCGGCATGGGTGAGGACCTCCGGCAGAAGAGCCGCGCCGCAGTGCGCACGCCCATGCAGTGGAACACTGAAAAGAACGGCGGCTTCTCCAATGCCAAGGCATCAGAGCTGGTGGCCCCGCTGGTGCGCGGTGAATACGGGCCGGAGAACGTCAACGCCGCTGCGGCCAAGCGGGACCCGGAATCGCTGTTCAACTTCATGGCTACGCTGATCGCGCGCTACCGCGAGGCACCAGAGCTGGGATGGGGCTCGTTCGGGATCATCGACCAGCCGGAATCTGCGGTCTTTGCCCACACCTGCAGCTCCGACGGCGGCACGCTGGTGCTGCTGCACAACTTCGGCGAAGAGCAGGTGAAGGTCACCGGACGGGTGGGACCGGAGGATGGCCCGCCCCAGGCTTACCGGGACGCCATGCTGCTGGACCTGTTCGACGGCGGCAACGCCCCCTTGGAGCCCGACGGCAGCTTCACGGTGGAACTGGGACGCTACGGCTGCCGCTGGTTCCGCGTGCACCGCAAAGGCGACCGGCTGGCACCGTAACCCGCCGCCCGCCGTCGTGCTTTGTGAAAAGATCAACCATGCACGCAATGCAGCACTCCAGCAAGCTTGAAAACGTCCGGTACGAACTCCGGGGCCCGGTCCTGCAGGCTGCCAAGAACATGGAGGCTGAGGGGCACCGGATCCTCAAGATGAACCTCGGGGACACGGCGCCGTTCGGCCTGGAGGCGCCGGAATCCGTGGTGGTGGACATGATCCACCACCTCCGCGGCGCCCAGGGCTACAGCGACTCAAAGGGCATCTTCACGGCACGTACCGCCATCTCGCAGTACTACCAGACGCGTGGCCTGATGAACATCGGGGTCGAGGACATCGTGATCGGCAACGGCGTCAGCGAACTGATCTCCATGAGCCTTCAGGCGTTCATGGAAAACGGCGACCAAATCCTGGTCCCGGCCCCGGACTACCCCTTGTGGACCGCCGCCGTGACCCTGACCGGCGGCAAGCCGGTGCACTACCTCTGCGACGAGGCGGAGAACTGGTGGCCGGACATGGCAGACGTGGAAGCAAAGATCACCAGCCGCACCAAGGGCATCGTGATCATCAACCCGAACAATCCCACCGGTGCCGTCTACCCCCGCCACATCCTGGAACAGTTCGCGGCGCTGGCCCGGAAGCACAACCTGGTCCTGTTCTCTGACGAGATCTACGAGAAGGTGCTCTACGAGGACGCAACGCATATCCACACCGCCTCCGTGGCCGAGGACGTGTGCTGCCTGACCTTCAGCGGCCTGTCCAAGGCCTACCGGATGCCGGGCTACCGGGCGGGATGGGTGGCCATCACCGGGCCGCTTGCCGCTACCGCCGCATACCGTGAAGGCCTTGAGCTGCTGGCCTCGCTGCGCCTGTGCGCCAACGTTCCCGCCCAGCACGCCATTCAAACCTGCCTGGGCGGCTACCAGAGCATCGAGGCCCTGGTGCAGCCCGGCGGCAGGCTGCGCGAGCAACGGGACCTTGCCCACCAGCTCCTGACTGCCATCCCCGGCGTAACCTGTGTGCCGGCGTCGGGCGCCATGTACCTGTTCCCGCGCCTGGACCCGGAACTCTATCCGATCGCCAACGACGAGAAATTCGTCCTGGACCTGCTCCGGGACCAAAAGATCCTGATCTCCCACGGCTCGGCCTTCAACTGGCCCGCGCCGGACCACTTCCGGTTCGTCATCCTTCCCTCGGTACTGGACATTGAAGAAGCTGTCCGGAGGATTTCCACCTTCCTTGCCGCCTACCGCAACGGCAGCGACGCCTGAAAGCGACAGACATGAAACCGGTGCGGCGCGAAGAACTAACCGCACGCTAACCGCGGGGAAACCGCTGCGCAACATTCGCGGCCCACACTGGGTAGTGCAGGCAAGAGCCGGCACCAGCTCCAGCCAGGAGGCCCCCGATGTTGAAGAAAGCGACCACGCATGTAACCAGAATCCGCGCACTGGACCAGCTCCACCGCGGTGACGAAATCGAAGCCCGCCTCTCCGTGGGACCTTCCTACGACGACGTGGTGATCCGCCGCGGCAGCGTGCAGGAAACGGCGCCCGGCATCGGAGTGGTGTGGATCCTGGACCGGATCACGGGGGTCCGGAAGGCAATTAATACAGACGAGTGCAGCGTTTGGCGTGTGGCATA
Protein-coding regions in this window:
- the pcaH gene encoding protocatechuate 3,4-dioxygenase subunit beta; this translates as MPEDITAELESEELVPPAEPKAAHQPLDKAIESQADLSAEINAIGEAYQRALKDGGQPETQPRLDYAPYRSSILRHPTKSLQHADPETIELYSPAFGHQDVHALESDLTIQHNGEPLGERIIVSGKVLDGDGRPVAGQLVEIWQANASGRYIHKRDQHPAPIDPNFTGIGRCITEPDGSYRFTTIKPGAYPWKNHLNAWRPAHIHFSLFGTEFTQRIITQMYFPGDQLFPLDPIYQTIVDQDARDRLVATYDHSLTEPEWALGYNWDIVLTGPKRTWTENEALGAEGDEE
- a CDS encoding shikimate dehydrogenase, giving the protein MSNRIESYLVGLVGDGVTPSLTPPMHEREGDVQGLRYLYRPIDLLELGLTGESVGAILHSARTLGFNGLNITHPCKQLVLQHLDEVSPDARRLGAVNTVVIRDGRFIGHNTDFSGFAAALASGLPGARLDRVVQLGAGGAGSAVAYALLTAGVRTLHLVDVDPMRAEARAAELAGFFPDGTVTAGTTAELPQLMRVADGLVHCTPVGMAAHPGVPLDLDLLEPRHWVADIVYRPIDTELVRGARAKGCDVLDGGRMAVGQAADAFRIFTGLDADPDRMRSHFLELVAAEEVNA
- a CDS encoding IclR family transcriptional regulator codes for the protein MPPEAKVGGRPADRTDMVGKALGLLVLLGDEPRGASAAEISRRAELPFSTTYRLLGSLTRDGFVDYEPDGRRYHLGLRIFQLGQRVSNHHGFAGTATPVLRRVTAETGEATILSVRDGHHHLTVSKVDGPQMFRVTSDPGHLGSLSTTAVGKALVAFAEDAERERLLAELPLEALTEKSITDRDAFRAEIEQVRRQGYAVMDEENEAGMRAVAVPLLNSQGHAFASLATAVPVFRLGLEELKAHVPLLQEAAAELAARLPQR
- the pcaG gene encoding protocatechuate 3,4-dioxygenase subunit alpha; translation: MSTELVPTPGQTVGPFYGYALPFEKDNELLPPGFPGSIRLQGTVYDGAGHTIPDAILEIWQPDAQGKVVQRTGSLVRDGYTFTGWGRGAVGNSGVFTFTTVNPGPTNPGAAPFISVALFARGLTNRLFTRIYMPEDTEALANDPLLSSLDPERRQTLIARRDPDGGLTWDIRLQGEGETVFLDFQ
- a CDS encoding bifunctional sugar phosphate isomerase/epimerase/4-hydroxyphenylpyruvate dioxygenase family protein, with protein sequence MRTGIATVCLSGTLKEKMQACAIAGFDGIEIFEQDLVTSPLSPEDVRKMAADLGLGLDLYQPFRDFDGVTPDLLKANLRRAEAKFKLMARLGMDTILVCSNVATATIDDDGLRAEQLAQLANLAGDHGVKVAYEALAWGKYVNDYEHAYRLVEMVDHPNLGTCLDSFHILSRDWETAHVEAFNPDKIFFVQVADAPKLSMDVLSWSRHYRVFPGEGQFELAKFMGHVVRAGYTGPVSLEVFNDVFRQSDVERTAVDAMRSLIWLEEQSAKWLADAEGAPNDGAGLRRRYPMELATLPKVNEPAGFNFAEVKADDTAQLERLLGQLGFAFEGRHRTKDVQLWTMGQARVIINEQAAQHAEPAIAALGFDVDSPVIASARAQQLKAPVVARKVQADEEVFQGISAPDSTEIFLCQGSPDGTAAWTHEFGEGLEHPSAGASAVIDHVNLAQPWQHFDEAVLFYTSALALEPQPFAEVPSPSGLVRSQVMQTSNGDVRLVLNLAPVQQAQNDARKTYQEHIAFAVDDLVATARAARDRGLEFLQIPANYYEDLDARFDLEPGFLATLQELNLLFDRDADGEFLHFYTATVGSVFFEMVERRGNYDGYGAPNAPVRHAVQYDSLHRT
- a CDS encoding MFS transporter — protein: MSQTLPSAGAGALTSAGTPKKAALASFLGSAVEYYDFFIFGSAAALIFPKVFFPDADTNAAIMSFATFGFAYVARPVGAIILGHFGDRVGRRKVLMFTLLLMGASTFVIGCLPDFRTVGWWAPALLVIARLCQGLSAAGEQAGASSMTLEHAPDNQRSFFTSWTLTGTQGGQILAALVFIPVLALPDEVKYGIGWRIPFWLSAVVVIVAFFIRRTLHEPPAFEEAQKNAQISKLPVADLLKGHWRDVLRVVACAFIAAVSTVFGTLAISYAKTVAGVDGTTTLWLVVGANLVALGTQPLFGKLADRIGRKPVFIYGAVASAILTPLFLLSLESGSIPLMFVAAIGFFSFGYAASNAVWPSFYAEMFSTKVRFSGLAIGTQLGFLMAGFAPAIVAAMGGIKPGGWVQISIFTAIICTIAAVSALTAKESFRTPTKLLGLK